Proteins found in one Pseudomonas mosselii genomic segment:
- a CDS encoding DUF2635 domain-containing protein, which translates to MTARITVIPATGRAVPDPQSGDLLPAEGRDVPDTVWWRRRLADGDVILKAAEAVKSQGAK; encoded by the coding sequence ATGACAGCACGCATCACCGTGATCCCGGCCACTGGCCGGGCGGTGCCGGATCCGCAATCCGGCGACCTGCTGCCCGCCGAGGGCCGCGATGTGCCGGACACCGTCTGGTGGCGCCGCCGCCTGGCGGATGGCGATGTGATCCTCAAGGCCGCCGAGGCGGTCAAATCTCAGGGAGCGAAATAA